A single Thermaerobacter sp. FW80 DNA region contains:
- a CDS encoding multicopper oxidase family protein, giving the protein MRVLRRRWTAALLAAGLALLAGCSSVGPAGPAAGGGDGAAPVDTAGSEMATAPAILRPDANGEIRLVAKPARLEVAPGVEKEVWAYNGSVPGPEIRVKQGETIRVRFKNELPVPTTIHWHGYPVPNEMDGVPGVTQNLVKPGEEFVYEFKATVAGTYMYHSHQESAEQVDRGLYGALVVEEPESAYDRDFALILDEWTKAGESNAEPAGTGMDHGSMGGMSGQSSQGTEAQGMQGMQGMQGMQGMQGMGDMPGMSGDTNHDGMGSPQDMSMPMHTMQYDIFTINGKSGSLVQPLTVTEGERVRIRLINMGYLRHDLHLHGHSFTVVARDGQPVAGGRPLKDQLISIAPGERVDIAFTADNPGTWYLEAHDAGAAAASGMKVAIAYEGASQQTDQPNETAQLPVVDLLNYGQDEQGPFTLDQEYDVQYTMELGTGMGENGVIYTINGKTFPDTPPIRVKEGDLVQVRIVNRSPTDEHPMHLHGHFFQVLSRNGKPLTGAPVIKDTLNVKPGEEYVIAFRTDNPGNWVFHCHELHHAAGGMVTQVLYDGYVSNVQPEPDARPE; this is encoded by the coding sequence ATGCGCGTGTTGCGGAGGAGATGGACCGCGGCGTTGCTTGCCGCGGGGCTGGCCTTGCTGGCCGGCTGCTCGAGCGTCGGACCGGCCGGCCCCGCAGCGGGCGGCGGCGACGGCGCGGCACCGGTCGACACTGCCGGCAGCGAGATGGCGACGGCGCCGGCGATCTTGCGCCCCGATGCAAACGGGGAGATCCGCCTGGTGGCCAAGCCGGCGAGGCTGGAAGTCGCCCCGGGCGTCGAGAAGGAAGTCTGGGCCTACAACGGCAGCGTCCCGGGACCGGAAATCCGGGTCAAGCAGGGCGAGACGATTCGCGTGCGGTTCAAGAACGAGCTTCCGGTCCCGACGACCATCCACTGGCACGGGTATCCGGTCCCCAATGAAATGGACGGCGTACCGGGTGTGACGCAAAACCTGGTCAAGCCGGGCGAGGAGTTCGTCTACGAGTTCAAGGCGACCGTTGCGGGGACGTACATGTACCATTCCCACCAGGAGAGCGCCGAACAGGTCGACAGGGGACTCTACGGTGCGCTGGTGGTGGAGGAACCCGAATCCGCGTACGATCGTGATTTCGCGCTGATTCTCGACGAGTGGACCAAGGCGGGAGAAAGCAACGCAGAACCGGCCGGGACCGGGATGGATCACGGGAGCATGGGGGGCATGTCCGGCCAATCGAGCCAGGGAACGGAAGCGCAAGGCATGCAGGGCATGCAGGGCATGCAGGGAATGCAGGGCATGCAGGGCATGGGCGACATGCCGGGCATGTCAGGGGACACGAACCACGACGGGATGGGTAGCCCGCAGGATATGTCGATGCCCATGCACACGATGCAGTACGACATCTTCACCATCAACGGCAAGTCGGGTTCCCTGGTGCAGCCCCTGACGGTGACGGAAGGGGAACGGGTTCGGATCCGCCTGATCAACATGGGATACCTCCGGCATGACCTGCATCTCCACGGGCATTCCTTCACCGTGGTGGCCCGCGACGGTCAGCCCGTGGCCGGGGGCCGACCGCTGAAGGATCAACTGATCTCGATCGCGCCCGGTGAACGTGTCGACATCGCCTTTACGGCGGACAATCCGGGTACGTGGTACCTGGAGGCCCACGATGCGGGCGCTGCGGCCGCTTCGGGGATGAAGGTGGCCATCGCCTACGAGGGCGCCTCGCAGCAGACGGACCAGCCCAACGAGACGGCCCAGCTCCCGGTGGTCGATTTGCTGAATTATGGGCAGGATGAGCAGGGGCCCTTCACCCTGGACCAGGAATATGACGTCCAGTACACGATGGAGCTGGGCACGGGCATGGGCGAGAACGGGGTCATCTACACCATCAACGGCAAGACGTTCCCGGACACGCCGCCCATCCGCGTCAAGGAGGGCGATCTGGTACAGGTACGCATCGTGAACCGCTCCCCGACGGATGAGCACCCGATGCACCTCCATGGACACTTCTTCCAGGTTCTGAGCAGGAACGGAAAGCCGTTGACGGGTGCCCCGGTGATCAAGGACACGCTGAACGTCAAGCCCGGCGAAGAATACGTGATTGCCTTCCGTACGGACAACCCGGGCAACTGGGTGTTCCATTGCCACGAGTTGCATCACGCCGCGGGCGGCATGGTGACACAGGTGCTCTACGACGGGTACGTCAGCAACGTGCAGCCGGAACCCGACGCCAGGCCGGAATGA
- a CDS encoding diacylglyceryl transferase yields MSLPVLPDVIGLGPLAFPTGPLATVAGTLVAYVLAVKLAERADARAGPAGPAAPAPSPATVPHSPQAPSPVADPALVDRLFTRVAIGLLLGAKAADILGSPSSYIHNPRLLIAWPGGSTAAIGALIGALLLAGPLARRWREIPAVLDVVATPLLLGLGVVALGLRDPRAFPLATGLVLAAGILARLRPLASFPGHAALAGVVLASVAAVGADFFRPAAVMLGGISRFQVMAAITGLLAYGAAVAIARARGRAERGEPQRPVVKEP; encoded by the coding sequence TTGTCGCTGCCGGTTCTACCTGACGTGATCGGCCTCGGCCCGCTGGCTTTCCCGACCGGGCCCCTGGCCACTGTGGCCGGTACGCTGGTGGCGTACGTCCTCGCGGTCAAGCTCGCCGAGCGAGCGGACGCGCGCGCCGGCCCGGCGGGACCGGCGGCGCCCGCACCGTCCCCGGCCACGGTGCCGCATTCCCCGCAGGCCCCTTCCCCGGTTGCCGATCCGGCCCTCGTCGACCGGCTGTTCACACGGGTGGCCATCGGTCTCTTGCTGGGCGCCAAGGCAGCCGACATCCTGGGCTCGCCGTCCAGTTACATCCACAACCCCCGCCTGCTGATCGCCTGGCCCGGCGGTTCCACCGCCGCGATCGGGGCCTTGATCGGAGCCTTGCTATTGGCCGGTCCCTTGGCGCGGCGGTGGCGCGAGATCCCGGCCGTTCTTGACGTGGTCGCGACGCCGTTGCTTCTGGGCCTGGGCGTCGTCGCGCTGGGGCTGCGCGACCCGCGCGCATTTCCCCTGGCGACGGGTCTCGTGCTGGCGGCAGGGATCCTCGCCCGCTTGCGTCCACTGGCTTCGTTCCCGGGCCATGCCGCTTTGGCTGGCGTCGTTCTGGCCAGCGTGGCGGCTGTCGGAGCGGATTTCTTCCGCCCGGCAGCGGTCATGCTTGGCGGCATCAGCCGTTTCCAGGTCATGGCCGCGATCACCGGCCTGCTGGCCTATGGGGCCGCCGTGGCCATCGCACGGGCCCGCGGGAGAGCGGAGCGCGGGGAACCGCAGCGCCCCGTCGTCAAGGAACCGTGA
- a CDS encoding TlpA disulfide reductase family protein, whose product MNRILGGAVLLLVAMLLAGGSLRPEAPSAPPPGDLRLAPAPEGTPPPAGQGGTAQEPSPPVIAVGMPAPDFELQDVTGRTVRLSDYRGKVVFLNFWATWCPPCREEMPEIQRLVDKGVPDLVVLGVNTSDPATPAEVKAFMERNGFTWRVPYDAGSRVARIYRVVYLPTSYFIGPDGIVWAKYIGPMSLPVMESYVERARQGG is encoded by the coding sequence ATGAACCGGATTCTCGGGGGAGCTGTCCTGCTGCTCGTGGCCATGTTGCTTGCCGGCGGAAGTCTTAGGCCGGAGGCGCCTTCGGCCCCTCCGCCGGGGGACTTGCGCCTGGCACCGGCGCCCGAGGGGACGCCGCCGCCCGCCGGGCAGGGCGGGACGGCGCAGGAACCGTCCCCGCCGGTGATCGCCGTCGGCATGCCCGCACCCGACTTCGAACTGCAGGACGTCACGGGTCGCACGGTGCGGCTTTCGGATTACCGCGGCAAGGTGGTCTTCCTGAACTTCTGGGCCACCTGGTGCCCGCCCTGCCGCGAGGAGATGCCGGAGATCCAGCGGCTGGTCGACAAGGGCGTCCCGGACCTGGTGGTGCTGGGCGTGAACACCAGCGATCCGGCCACGCCCGCCGAGGTCAAGGCCTTCATGGAGCGGAACGGCTTCACCTGGCGCGTTCCTTACGACGCGGGCAGCCGTGTGGCCCGCATCTACAGGGTGGTCTACCTGCCGACCAGCTACTTCATCGGGCCGGATGGCATCGTCTGGGCAAAGTATATCGGGCCGATGAGCCTGCCGGTCATGGAAAGCTACGTAGAACGGGCGCGCCAGGGAGGGTGA
- a CDS encoding class I SAM-dependent methyltransferase: MAGHPFFAAVYDLFQRPAAPLIDPWRRRVAGGATGRVLEIGVGTGLNLPFYRMERITRLVGLEPDPHMRRRAAARAGQLGIPMELVAAPAENMPFADQSFDTAVATHVFCSVSDLERALREVFRVLRPGGTFRFLEHVRAKDERAARWQDRLTPVWRLVAAGCHPNRRTTEVIQAAGFVLEELERFDLPVGGPVRPQAFGVARRPV; this comes from the coding sequence GTGGCAGGCCACCCATTCTTCGCGGCCGTGTACGACCTGTTCCAGCGCCCGGCGGCGCCCCTGATCGATCCCTGGCGCCGGCGCGTGGCGGGTGGGGCGACCGGCCGTGTCCTGGAGATCGGTGTCGGTACGGGCCTCAACCTGCCGTTTTACCGGATGGAGCGAATCACGCGGCTGGTCGGGCTTGAGCCCGACCCCCACATGCGCCGGCGGGCGGCGGCGCGGGCCGGGCAACTCGGCATCCCCATGGAACTGGTCGCCGCACCCGCGGAGAACATGCCCTTTGCGGATCAATCCTTCGATACCGCGGTGGCCACCCATGTATTCTGCAGCGTCAGCGACCTGGAGCGGGCCTTGCGCGAGGTCTTCCGGGTGCTCCGGCCGGGCGGGACCTTCCGGTTCCTCGAACACGTTCGGGCCAAGGATGAACGGGCGGCCCGCTGGCAGGACCGGCTGACGCCGGTATGGCGTCTCGTTGCCGCCGGATGCCACCCCAACCGGCGGACGACGGAGGTAATCCAGGCTGCGGGCTTCGTCCTGGAGGAACTGGAACGGTTCGACCTGCCGGTGGGCGGTCCCGTCAGACCGCAGGCTTTCGGTGTGGCGCGGCGCCCGGTGTAG
- a CDS encoding luciferase family protein, with translation MPAIDSLPERRGPRPRTTPANPHQQLDQNAPPRLQEALFERARALPGVRVGPSGISVPGARAFILDEELAAGPPEAFMIGREFAHLHPPYDGSLHLMLPEATARVVVAKGWGELHPVARRGWLPPTAMMVYGPRDDDELEVVWTILQACYAFARGAQPGGRG, from the coding sequence ATGCCGGCAATCGATTCCTTGCCCGAACGACGGGGTCCACGGCCCCGGACCACCCCGGCGAACCCCCACCAGCAGCTGGACCAGAACGCTCCCCCCCGGCTGCAGGAGGCGCTGTTTGAGCGGGCCCGGGCTCTGCCCGGGGTGCGCGTGGGGCCTAGCGGGATTTCCGTTCCGGGAGCCCGGGCCTTCATCCTCGATGAGGAGCTGGCGGCGGGGCCACCGGAGGCGTTCATGATCGGCCGGGAGTTCGCCCACCTGCACCCGCCCTACGACGGGAGCCTGCATCTCATGCTGCCTGAAGCCACGGCCCGCGTGGTGGTCGCCAAGGGTTGGGGCGAGTTGCATCCGGTTGCCCGCCGGGGCTGGCTGCCGCCCACGGCGATGATGGTCTACGGTCCCCGGGACGACGATGAGCTGGAGGTCGTGTGGACCATCCTGCAGGCGTGCTATGCCTTCGCCCGCGGCGCGCAACCGGGCGGCCGTGGTTGA
- a CDS encoding thioredoxin family protein, whose protein sequence is MALIREQDRKVLQERLQDLAGPVDVEVFTRDMRLFVPGRECPGCEETVELMKELAQLHPSIRLQVRDIDRESQRARELGVERPPTVVIHGRAGGRVRFVGPPLGYEFATLVEALIEASAPVPAGGEGAGGDAPAAGGAGSQAGHQAEALALLGEAGRPVHLRVFFTPTUPHCPRAVRSAINLAMQSPLVTAEAVEATSYPQLAQQYQVFAVPKTVINDRVSFEGAVPEDYLWSAIWRALDLHPGQPGSTEEPAGPGQ, encoded by the coding sequence ATGGCGCTGATTCGCGAGCAAGACCGGAAGGTGCTGCAGGAACGGCTCCAGGACCTGGCGGGCCCCGTCGATGTGGAGGTCTTCACCCGTGACATGCGGCTGTTCGTTCCCGGCCGCGAGTGTCCCGGCTGCGAGGAAACGGTCGAGCTGATGAAGGAGCTGGCCCAGCTTCATCCTTCGATCCGCCTCCAGGTCAGGGACATCGACCGGGAGAGCCAGCGGGCGAGGGAACTGGGCGTCGAGCGGCCGCCCACGGTGGTGATCCACGGCCGGGCCGGCGGCCGGGTGCGGTTCGTCGGACCGCCCCTCGGCTACGAGTTCGCGACGCTGGTCGAAGCGCTGATCGAGGCCTCGGCGCCAGTGCCCGCCGGCGGTGAAGGTGCCGGGGGCGACGCACCCGCTGCCGGCGGGGCGGGGAGCCAGGCCGGTCACCAGGCCGAAGCTCTGGCCCTGCTTGGCGAGGCGGGCCGGCCCGTTCACCTGCGGGTCTTCTTCACCCCCACCTGACCGCATTGCCCGCGGGCCGTGCGCTCCGCGATCAACCTGGCCATGCAGAGCCCGCTGGTGACCGCCGAAGCCGTGGAGGCCACCTCCTACCCGCAGCTGGCCCAGCAGTACCAGGTATTCGCCGTGCCCAAGACGGTGATCAACGACCGTGTCTCATTCGAGGGCGCGGTGCCGGAGGACTATCTCTGGTCGGCCATCTGGCGGGCGCTGGACCTGCACCCCGGGCAGCCGGGAAGCACGGAAGAACCGGCCGGGCCGGGGCAGTAA